The stretch of DNA CCGCCATTCCCTTGGTTACCCGAGCCAATGCCGCCGTGTCGCGTTTGATCTGGCCGTCGTTTGCGCCGGAGCCCGACATTGACCTCGCCGATATTGAGCGAGCAATTGAACTGGGAACCGACGATGCGGCACTCTTGCAACGCGAACGTATGGCGCTACGAAGTCTCGTGCAGATCGCCGAAACTCGCGTAAGCGAATGGATGCGTCCGCGAAGCAAACTATGGCTCACCGGCGAACCGGTTCAACGCCGTATCGTGCTAGAAGGTGGAATTCAAAACACGTACTTGATGGTCCTGGATTCCAATCGAGAAATGATCATCAAGGCCATCGGACTACGAACGCTGCGTCCAAGCCAAATGGATGACATGGGCGAAGCCGCAGAGCCGGTGATTTATGTGCCATGGTCAGCGATGGTTTCCCAGGTACTCGACCGACTTAACGAAGACGATCGAACCGTCGCCGTTGTCGTAAACGAGTTTGGCGAATTGATGGGGGCGATCACCATCGATGACATCCTCGAACGAGTACTAGCACCTCGCAAACAAGATGAGTTGATCGGCGAAGCTACGATTCAAGAGCTAGGTGACCACCGCTACCGCGTATGGGGTCTCGTCAGCATTCGGCAACTCGCCAAGCATCTCGGTGTTGATGTCGACGGAGAAGGCGTCACAACCGTCGCGGGATATATCGGTCGTCAAAACGAACGGTTCGCGAGACCGGGCGATTCGGCGCTGATGCTGCCCTACACACTTACCGTCACGGAACAATCCGAAGAGAGCGTGTGGATTGAAGTGCGACGCCATGATGACATCCCGGAAGTGGAGACGACATCGTGATCACCGCGCTGATTTTATTTGTGATCGGGATGATGCTCAGTGCCTTTTTCAGTGGCAGTGAGACCGGGATGTATCGTGTGTCGCGAACACGGTTGGTGCTCGATGGGCTCAGTGGATCGCGAGCGGCACAAGGTGTGATTTGGTTGCTCAATCACCCGGAAATTTTCGTCGCCACGGCTTTGGTCGGAAACAACCTGGCCAACTATGTCACTTCGTTGTCGATCGTGATGGGGGTTGCGGCGGTCTTTGGCGAAGAATCCAGTGCTGAACTGCTTGGCACCGTCCTTATGACACCGTTTGTATTCGTGCTTGGCGAATTGCTGCCCAAGTATCTTTTCTATCATGCACCCTATTTGCTAATCAATCGAACACGCCCGTTCCTTTTAGCGGCGGCGGTTGTCTTTGCACCCGTCTCGCTGTTGCTAGGTTTATTGGGCCGAGTCTTACAACGGTTTACCGGTCAAACTCCTTTTCGCCTTCGACTAGCGATGGCGCGAGGAGAATTGGATCAAGTTTTGCGTGATGGACACGAGGCAGGAATCCTAGCAGCGGGTCAACGATCCCTTGCCCAACAACTCTTTGAAGTGGGAAACCAAAGCGCGGTATCCTTCGGAGTCCCGGCTGATCGATTGGCCACCGTGGATGCACCGATTGATGTGGATGAAGCGAGACACCAAGCTCGACGACGAAATCATCCTATCGTCTTGGTCCGACGATCACGAAGGATCGTCGGAGCGATATGGTACGCCGATCTTTGCGTACGAGATCCGGTGATTGAGATCAAGCCGGTGATACGTGGTCGAACCACCGATCGACACCTGCAGATTCTACTGCGGCTATACGATACCGGCAGTGACGTAGCGGTGCTGTTTGATGAAGCGGGCGAAGTGCGTTGCGTGGTCACGCGAAGACAATTGCTACAACCGTTGATCAAGTAGCTCTTGAGTAGCCTAGGCTTTGGATCACTTCGATCATTTCATCGCAGGTCAGGTAGCGTCGGTGGTGCTTGACCTTGTATTGGTCGATCGCCAGCGCCAATTCCCGACCGTCCTCGGACAAGCCAAAGTGAGAATTGCCAAACTGACGTCGCTCGGATGAACCTGGCTTCACGACTTCGGTGCTTCTTCGATCGACAAATGACTCAGCCTGTGTTGCCACCGAACCAACCACAAACGACGAACCAG from Rubripirellula amarantea encodes:
- a CDS encoding CNNM domain-containing protein encodes the protein MPPETALKPAFEGMLSLLAQAWPLMLAMGLLILLSAFFSGSEAALFSLSTRDRKLLSRGGLGGRVATALLANPERLLSAILFWNLLINMTYFAIAAILGSRLEMDPNAGRSEAIAFTAVSLLTIIFFSEMLPKSFAVLVPVRLSMLIAVPLDIAVRIVGPAIPLVTRANAAVSRLIWPSFAPEPDIDLADIERAIELGTDDAALLQRERMALRSLVQIAETRVSEWMRPRSKLWLTGEPVQRRIVLEGGIQNTYLMVLDSNREMIIKAIGLRTLRPSQMDDMGEAAEPVIYVPWSAMVSQVLDRLNEDDRTVAVVVNEFGELMGAITIDDILERVLAPRKQDELIGEATIQELGDHRYRVWGLVSIRQLAKHLGVDVDGEGVTTVAGYIGRQNERFARPGDSALMLPYTLTVTEQSEESVWIEVRRHDDIPEVETTS
- a CDS encoding CNNM domain-containing protein, which produces MITALILFVIGMMLSAFFSGSETGMYRVSRTRLVLDGLSGSRAAQGVIWLLNHPEIFVATALVGNNLANYVTSLSIVMGVAAVFGEESSAELLGTVLMTPFVFVLGELLPKYLFYHAPYLLINRTRPFLLAAAVVFAPVSLLLGLLGRVLQRFTGQTPFRLRLAMARGELDQVLRDGHEAGILAAGQRSLAQQLFEVGNQSAVSFGVPADRLATVDAPIDVDEARHQARRRNHPIVLVRRSRRIVGAIWYADLCVRDPVIEIKPVIRGRTTDRHLQILLRLYDTGSDVAVLFDEAGEVRCVVTRRQLLQPLIK